One window of the Methylovirgula sp. HY1 genome contains the following:
- a CDS encoding ABC transporter permease — protein sequence MDEAIDLPPRAEGPSFMRRLLRRKSAIASLVGLFGLALAALVGPWFYPHPYDRVYRDFVLVAPSFAAHPTIRETVAALDDFSQRMHVAIIQSSVGQKAVTIELAAEKPIDERLLRYFTHSDIFMPAHVVARADAGRKLSLYLPLRRFVFPCGTDSNGRDLLARIFIALRISLAVGLLATLVALSLGVAYGGIAGYVGGRLDLAMMRLVEILYALPFIFFVILLTVFLGRNFILIFVAIGAVEWLDMARIVRGETLSVKRRDYVAAAEALGAGPAAIFWRHVLPNMLAPIAAFLTLLVPRVILAESFVSFLGLGVQEPLTSLGLLIADGARMIQSAPYLLIFPALVLALTLAALNILGDALTQAVEGHSQ from the coding sequence ATGGATGAGGCGATCGATCTTCCCCCGCGCGCTGAGGGGCCGAGCTTCATGCGCCGGCTGCTACGCCGCAAGAGCGCCATCGCGAGCCTCGTGGGTCTCTTCGGCTTGGCGCTCGCAGCCCTTGTCGGTCCCTGGTTCTATCCGCATCCCTATGATCGCGTCTATCGCGATTTCGTGCTCGTCGCGCCGTCTTTCGCCGCGCATCCGACGATCCGAGAGACCGTCGCCGCGCTCGATGATTTTTCGCAGCGCATGCATGTCGCCATCATCCAATCCTCGGTCGGCCAGAAGGCTGTGACGATCGAGCTTGCCGCTGAAAAGCCGATCGACGAGCGGCTTTTGCGCTATTTCACCCATTCCGATATTTTCATGCCCGCGCATGTCGTTGCCCGCGCCGACGCTGGCCGCAAGCTCAGCCTCTATCTGCCGCTCCGCCGCTTCGTCTTTCCCTGCGGCACGGACAGCAATGGCCGCGATCTTTTGGCGCGTATCTTCATCGCGCTGCGCATCTCGCTTGCGGTCGGATTACTTGCCACGCTCGTCGCGCTGTCGCTCGGCGTCGCCTACGGCGGCATCGCCGGCTATGTCGGCGGCAGGCTCGATCTCGCGATGATGCGCCTCGTCGAGATCCTGTATGCGCTGCCCTTCATCTTCTTCGTGATCTTGCTCACCGTCTTCCTGGGCCGCAATTTCATTTTGATCTTCGTCGCGATCGGCGCCGTCGAATGGCTCGACATGGCGCGGATCGTGCGCGGCGAGACGCTGTCGGTGAAGCGCCGCGATTATGTCGCGGCCGCAGAGGCTCTGGGCGCCGGGCCTGCCGCGATTTTCTGGCGGCATGTTCTGCCCAATATGCTGGCGCCGATCGCGGCCTTTCTCACGCTGCTCGTGCCGCGCGTGATTCTCGCCGAAAGCTTCGTCTCCTTCTTGGGATTGGGCGTGCAGGAGCCGTTGACGAGTCTCGGGCTCTTGATCGCCGATGGCGCGCGGATGATCCAGAGCGCACCCTATCTTCTCATTTTTCCAGCGCTGGTCCTGGCGCTCACGTTGGCGGCGCTGAACATTCTCGGCGATGCGTTGACGCAAGCTGTCGAAGGCCATTCGCAATGA
- a CDS encoding ABC transporter permease: MLRHSLARLAASIATLLAVVAIAFILMHLAPGGPFDAERAIDPQTLQHLKALYGLDRPLPQQFGFYLWGLLHGDLGPSLRWRDFTVAALFARALPVSLTLGGEALIVALFGGVALGLIAAVRRHGLAARAVGAFALLAIAVPSFVIAPLLQLIFGLTLRSLPVGGWNDGAWQNQVLPVATLALPQMAVIARLLTAALGDVLRAPSISTLRAFGLPGRVVYAHALRGAFLPVLSYLGPMAANLLTGSVVVETVFGIPGIGRYFVFAALGRDYTLVLGTVIVVAALVIVFNVFVDVLYGWIDPRVRQD; this comes from the coding sequence ATGCTTCGACATAGTCTCGCGCGTCTCGCAGCCTCGATAGCGACGCTCCTCGCGGTCGTGGCCATTGCATTCATTCTGATGCATTTGGCACCGGGTGGCCCGTTCGATGCGGAACGCGCGATCGATCCGCAGACCTTGCAACATCTCAAGGCGCTTTACGGGCTCGATCGGCCCCTGCCGCAGCAATTCGGCTTCTATCTTTGGGGGCTTTTGCATGGCGACCTCGGTCCCAGCCTGCGCTGGCGCGATTTCACCGTCGCCGCGCTTTTCGCAAGAGCGCTCCCCGTTTCGCTCACTCTCGGCGGGGAGGCTTTGATCGTCGCGCTTTTCGGCGGCGTTGCGCTTGGCCTTATCGCCGCCGTGCGCCGGCACGGACTGGCGGCGCGCGCGGTTGGCGCTTTTGCGCTGTTGGCGATCGCGGTGCCGAGCTTCGTGATCGCGCCGCTGCTGCAATTGATCTTCGGCCTGACGCTGCGGAGCCTGCCGGTCGGCGGCTGGAATGACGGTGCCTGGCAAAACCAAGTCTTGCCGGTGGCGACTCTCGCTCTGCCGCAGATGGCGGTGATTGCGCGGCTTCTGACAGCAGCCTTAGGCGATGTGTTGCGCGCGCCTTCGATCAGCACCTTGCGCGCCTTCGGCCTGCCGGGGCGTGTCGTCTATGCGCATGCTTTGCGCGGCGCCTTTCTGCCGGTTCTCTCCTATCTTGGGCCGATGGCGGCCAATCTGCTCACCGGCTCCGTCGTCGTCGAAACCGTGTTCGGCATTCCTGGCATAGGCCGCTATTTCGTCTTCGCCGCGCTCGGTCGCGACTATACGCTGGTGCTCGGCACGGTGATCGTCGTCGCGGCTCTGGTCATCGTCTTCAATGTTTTCGTCGATGTACTTTATGGATGGATCGACCCGAGAGTTCGGCAGGACTAA
- a CDS encoding Spy/CpxP family protein refolding chaperone, protein MVRETTSILVAAFALCFESALVSGAIFPVSALAHESHGGSHGKGGGKGGGKFGKTHFGGLHFTGQRFGTAHMAGRDHGVLKHSATAADAPGAMALAPNRPAAAPRFRAIRGLEPRGFNRNAFGDTWKWNHWARVHWGAGWNYWGSGWGYWTGSVFSPFLYGDALSFALWPDALYDSFFAYGPDYLLASIFSPGPLYGATEEASYPLFDVYGYPPDAKNYYGYYRRRQHRRHAAAAADSASPAADCSGLAPGIASLPIDRIKRAIRATPQQTEMLTQLGTASTRAETILQGSCPSTPPLTPVGRLDAVATRLHAMIQAIGFLRTPLTTLDESLDDKQRERLATLGGRSKYRHAGVAMSQAPARDLAALCKKQATGFTLLPVQRIEDIVTPTAAQKSAFEALKSASTTAAANLDASCPGDVPETLAGRLDAVVNRLNALAEAVSIVKPPLTKFYATLSDEQKARFNVIGGIQDTNAPTQEH, encoded by the coding sequence ATGGTTCGGGAAACGACGAGTATTCTCGTGGCCGCATTCGCGCTCTGCTTCGAATCCGCATTGGTATCGGGCGCGATCTTCCCGGTGTCCGCCCTTGCCCACGAATCTCATGGGGGAAGCCATGGCAAGGGCGGCGGCAAAGGCGGCGGCAAATTCGGCAAGACGCATTTCGGCGGTCTTCATTTCACCGGCCAGCGTTTTGGAACCGCGCATATGGCCGGCCGCGACCACGGCGTTTTGAAACACAGCGCCACTGCCGCCGATGCGCCCGGCGCAATGGCGCTTGCGCCTAATCGACCGGCCGCGGCGCCGAGGTTCCGCGCAATCCGTGGCCTCGAGCCGCGTGGGTTCAACCGCAATGCTTTCGGCGACACATGGAAATGGAACCATTGGGCCCGCGTTCACTGGGGCGCCGGTTGGAATTATTGGGGATCTGGATGGGGCTATTGGACCGGCTCGGTCTTCTCGCCCTTCCTTTACGGCGACGCGCTGAGTTTCGCACTCTGGCCCGATGCGCTCTATGATTCGTTCTTCGCTTATGGGCCCGACTATCTTTTAGCCTCCATCTTCTCGCCAGGGCCCCTCTATGGGGCCACCGAGGAAGCCAGCTATCCACTTTTCGACGTCTACGGCTATCCGCCCGACGCCAAAAATTATTATGGCTATTACCGCAGGCGGCAGCATCGCCGCCATGCCGCCGCGGCGGCCGACAGCGCCTCGCCCGCAGCAGATTGCAGCGGCCTTGCACCCGGGATCGCGAGCCTGCCCATCGACCGGATCAAAAGAGCGATCCGGGCAACCCCGCAACAGACGGAAATGCTGACTCAGCTCGGGACGGCCTCGACGCGGGCCGAGACTATTTTGCAAGGGTCCTGTCCGAGCACGCCGCCGCTGACTCCGGTTGGACGGCTCGACGCCGTCGCCACAAGGCTACATGCCATGATCCAGGCCATAGGCTTTCTCCGCACACCCCTCACGACTCTCGACGAATCGCTCGACGACAAGCAAAGGGAGCGACTGGCCACGCTTGGCGGACGCAGCAAATACCGACATGCCGGCGTTGCGATGAGCCAGGCGCCGGCCCGCGATCTCGCCGCGCTCTGTAAAAAACAAGCGACGGGATTCACGCTCCTGCCGGTGCAGCGGATCGAGGATATCGTGACGCCGACCGCGGCGCAGAAATCGGCATTCGAAGCCTTGAAGAGCGCATCGACCACGGCCGCGGCGAACCTCGATGCGTCCTGTCCGGGCGACGTGCCGGAAACTTTGGCCGGTCGTCTCGATGCGGTCGTCAACCGGCTCAACGCTTTGGCCGAGGCGGTCAGCATCGTGAAGCCGCCTCTGACGAAATTTTACGCGACCTTGAGCGACGAACAAAAGGCGCGCTTCAATGTGATCGGAGGCATCCAGGACACGAATGCGCCGACGCAGGAGCATTAG
- a CDS encoding class I SAM-dependent methyltransferase: MNFYDRFILPPLLDFAMRQSQLLAYRQAVVPVARGRVLEIGIGSGLNLPIYSGDVELVGLDPSEHLLAMARVRAAETRTKVDLLQASAISIPLEDAAVDAVVMTWSLCSIADPLAALAEMRRVLKPGGALFFVEHGLSPEPSVAKWQHRLTPLWRHVAGGCHLDRKVDDLVRGAGFVISELHKDYAQGPRPLTFMYEGRAWAPGKP; this comes from the coding sequence ATGAATTTCTATGATCGTTTCATTTTGCCGCCCTTGCTCGACTTCGCCATGCGGCAAAGCCAATTGCTGGCCTATCGACAGGCGGTAGTGCCGGTGGCCCGCGGTCGCGTGCTCGAAATTGGCATAGGTTCCGGTTTGAACCTGCCGATTTACAGCGGCGACGTCGAGCTTGTCGGTCTGGATCCCTCGGAACATCTGCTCGCCATGGCACGCGTGCGTGCCGCCGAGACCAGAACGAAGGTGGATCTTTTGCAAGCCTCCGCGATTTCCATCCCCTTGGAGGATGCGGCGGTCGATGCCGTGGTGATGACATGGAGCCTTTGCTCCATTGCCGATCCGCTTGCTGCGCTGGCTGAAATGCGCCGCGTGTTGAAGCCCGGCGGCGCTTTGTTTTTCGTCGAACATGGGCTCTCGCCCGAGCCTTCCGTCGCCAAATGGCAGCACCGACTCACGCCGTTATGGCGTCATGTCGCCGGCGGCTGCCATCTCGATCGCAAAGTCGATGATCTGGTCCGCGGTGCCGGCTTCGTCATTTCCGAACTGCATAAGGATTATGCGCAGGGGCCGCGGCCTCTGACCTTCATGTATGAAGGCCGGGCTTGGGCACCCGGCAAACCCTGA
- a CDS encoding carbohydrate porin: MLFLSLNARIWKYRDWSLAVPAAAILAVAATSPALAQSVAPATATPPTAGTAQANNPAPAQSDSLWTRDKLLGDLGGVRSALAAKGVSFNVLETSEVLGNPSGGIRQGAIYEGATLMSLSVDTQKLLSFPDGTFYASAYQIHGRGLTANNLDNLNVVSSIEAPPSTRLFELRYDQSFFDGKASIRVGQLAADQEFLISQYGAFFVNSGFGWPTLAALDLPEGGPAYPLATPGIRLKVQPTDQLTLLAAVFNGNPEDNGSGTSFRVNKGVFAITEAQYAINGGDHPIGLPGTYKAGVWYNSNASADQRQVYEGLPLSDPAASDASLYHSGNWSAYAVADQMVYRVPGTKDQGLGLFFRFMGAPSDRNLVDFDLYTGANYKGIIPGRPDDVAGAGLIYTRVSNQTTQLDMEPGLYSGGGYPNGRSETVLELTYQIQMAPWWTLQPDFQYVFNPGGSLPNPNDPAQPIADATVFGLRTTIQF, encoded by the coding sequence ATGTTGTTCCTTTCTTTAAATGCGCGCATTTGGAAATACCGCGACTGGTCGCTGGCCGTCCCCGCTGCCGCGATTTTGGCCGTTGCCGCCACGTCGCCGGCGCTGGCGCAATCGGTGGCGCCCGCTACTGCGACCCCGCCCACGGCGGGAACGGCGCAAGCAAATAATCCGGCACCGGCACAAAGCGACAGCCTCTGGACGCGCGACAAGCTGCTCGGTGATCTCGGCGGCGTCCGCAGCGCGCTCGCCGCCAAGGGCGTCAGCTTCAATGTACTGGAAACGAGCGAAGTGCTCGGCAATCCGAGCGGCGGCATTCGTCAAGGTGCGATCTACGAGGGCGCCACCTTAATGAGCCTCTCCGTCGATACGCAAAAGCTGCTCAGCTTTCCCGATGGCACATTCTACGCCAGCGCCTACCAGATTCACGGCCGCGGGCTGACCGCCAATAATCTCGATAATCTGAACGTTGTCAGCAGCATAGAGGCGCCGCCCTCGACCCGTCTCTTCGAGCTTCGCTACGATCAGTCTTTCTTTGACGGCAAGGCGTCGATCCGCGTCGGCCAGCTTGCCGCCGACCAGGAATTCCTCATCAGCCAATATGGCGCGTTTTTCGTCAATTCGGGCTTCGGCTGGCCGACGCTCGCCGCACTCGATCTTCCCGAAGGCGGTCCCGCTTATCCGCTCGCCACGCCCGGAATTCGGCTGAAAGTGCAGCCGACGGATCAGCTGACTCTGCTCGCCGCTGTCTTCAACGGCAATCCCGAGGATAATGGCTCGGGCACGTCTTTTCGTGTCAACAAAGGCGTGTTCGCGATTACCGAAGCCCAATATGCCATCAATGGCGGTGACCATCCGATTGGCCTGCCGGGCACCTATAAAGCCGGCGTCTGGTACAATTCGAATGCGTCTGCCGATCAGCGGCAGGTATATGAGGGGCTGCCGCTGAGTGATCCGGCGGCCAGCGATGCATCATTGTACCATAGCGGCAACTGGAGCGCCTACGCGGTTGCCGACCAGATGGTCTATCGCGTCCCCGGAACGAAGGATCAGGGTCTCGGCCTGTTCTTCCGCTTCATGGGTGCGCCGAGCGATCGGAATCTGGTCGATTTCGATCTCTATACCGGCGCGAATTATAAGGGCATCATCCCTGGTCGACCGGATGATGTGGCAGGAGCGGGCCTCATCTATACCCGGGTCAGCAATCAGACCACCCAATTGGATATGGAACCGGGACTCTATTCCGGCGGCGGGTACCCGAACGGACGCAGCGAAACCGTGCTCGAACTCACCTATCAAATCCAGATGGCGCCTTGGTGGACGTTGCAGCCGGATTTCCAATATGTGTTCAATCCCGGCGGATCGCTTCCCAATCCGAACGATCCGGCGCAGCCGATCGCGGATGCCACCGTTTTTGGCTTGCGCACGACGATTCAGTTTTGA
- a CDS encoding CynX/NimT family MFS transporter gives MPRLHADLHLTESGVGLLSSLPPLLFSIAAIPGALLIARFGIKATLLVGLLLNALAAAGRGAVPDSGFLYAATIVMAAGVSVMQPALPPLVRTWFPHRIGFATAIYTNGLLVGEILAAALTIPFVLPLVGDSWRLSLMVWALPVVATALLVLTARRPMTAPKSARATTGAAWWPDWKHPLIWRLGILLGSVNALYFVANAFLPDYMIAAGRPDLIGSALTALNLFQLPASVLMFALAGRLATRPWAYVATGALSFLSIIGIMTMSGLWIVAWSALLGFANATTLILVLALPSILSASEDVPRTSAGMFTISYSCAMAVSLVSGWLWEWTRLPVMGFVPIALCAVLILLLAATVRHAGRGAESAGIATSARTSTE, from the coding sequence ATGCCGCGGCTGCACGCCGATTTGCACCTCACCGAGTCGGGAGTGGGCCTGCTCTCGAGCCTGCCGCCCCTGCTGTTTTCGATTGCCGCCATCCCCGGCGCTCTGCTGATTGCCCGCTTCGGCATAAAGGCAACTCTCCTGGTCGGGCTGCTCCTCAACGCGCTCGCCGCGGCAGGACGCGGTGCGGTCCCCGATTCCGGTTTCCTCTACGCAGCGACGATCGTCATGGCGGCCGGCGTGTCGGTCATGCAGCCCGCCCTGCCACCGCTGGTCAGAACCTGGTTTCCGCATCGGATCGGCTTTGCCACGGCGATCTATACGAATGGGCTTCTGGTCGGCGAGATCTTGGCCGCCGCACTCACGATCCCTTTTGTCTTGCCGCTCGTTGGCGATAGTTGGCGGCTGAGCTTGATGGTCTGGGCGCTCCCGGTCGTGGCGACGGCGCTTCTCGTTTTGACGGCGCGCCGACCGATGACGGCGCCAAAATCGGCGCGCGCGACGACGGGCGCGGCTTGGTGGCCGGATTGGAAACATCCGCTCATTTGGCGGCTTGGCATTCTGCTCGGCAGCGTCAATGCGCTCTACTTCGTCGCCAATGCATTTCTGCCCGATTACATGATCGCCGCGGGGCGTCCGGATTTGATCGGCAGTGCGCTGACCGCGCTGAATCTCTTTCAACTGCCAGCCTCGGTGCTGATGTTCGCTCTGGCCGGACGGCTGGCGACACGGCCATGGGCTTATGTTGCGACCGGCGCTTTGTCGTTCCTCAGCATCATCGGCATCATGACCATGAGCGGGCTTTGGATCGTCGCCTGGTCCGCGCTGCTTGGCTTTGCCAATGCGACCACGCTGATCCTGGTCTTGGCGCTTCCTTCGATCCTCAGCGCGTCGGAAGACGTGCCCCGGACATCGGCCGGCATGTTCACGATCAGCTATAGTTGCGCAATGGCCGTGTCGCTCGTCAGCGGCTGGCTGTGGGAATGGACGCGTCTGCCGGTCATGGGCTTTGTCCCGATCGCGCTTTGCGCCGTCCTGATCTTGCTTCTCGCGGCGACCGTGCGGCATGCTGGCCGGGGTGCCGAGAGTGCAGGAATTGCGACGTCGGCAAGAACGTCGACTGAATAA
- the trxA gene encoding thioredoxin, whose product MAQQAAQDATLTGGREGGTPIIKDTETATFGVDVLTESAHQPVLVDFWAPWCEPCKQLTPVLEKVVKSAGGKVKLVKMNIDEHPQIAERLGVRSIPAIIAFQKSQPIDGFMGALPESQIRGFIERLVGPLGDGTEQLAEAEAALAKGEAASALEVFSNLLSQDPADVVALGGLIRSYVALQDMETAESLLAGIPPVIAKDPAIVAARAALENAIQAASVGDLSELAVLLLSEPDNHKARLDLAVALNALGRREEAADALLEIVKRDRGWNDDGGRKQLLQFFEAWGGMDPATITARRKLSSLLFS is encoded by the coding sequence ATGGCGCAACAAGCAGCTCAGGACGCCACACTTACCGGCGGCCGAGAGGGTGGTACCCCGATCATCAAGGACACCGAGACGGCCACTTTTGGCGTCGACGTCCTGACCGAGTCCGCCCACCAGCCGGTTCTGGTGGATTTCTGGGCACCCTGGTGCGAGCCCTGTAAGCAATTGACGCCGGTTCTGGAAAAAGTCGTCAAATCGGCCGGCGGCAAGGTCAAGCTCGTAAAAATGAATATTGACGAGCATCCGCAGATCGCGGAACGGCTTGGCGTCCGTTCGATTCCAGCGATCATCGCGTTTCAGAAATCGCAGCCGATCGATGGCTTCATGGGGGCTCTGCCGGAAAGCCAGATTCGTGGCTTTATCGAGCGCCTCGTCGGGCCGCTCGGCGACGGCACCGAGCAACTGGCCGAGGCCGAGGCCGCCCTGGCCAAGGGCGAAGCCGCGAGCGCCTTGGAGGTCTTCTCGAATTTGCTCAGCCAAGATCCCGCCGATGTCGTTGCGCTCGGCGGTCTCATCCGCAGCTATGTTGCGCTGCAAGATATGGAGACGGCGGAGAGCTTGCTCGCGGGGATTCCGCCGGTCATCGCCAAGGACCCGGCGATCGTCGCGGCACGCGCAGCGCTCGAAAACGCGATTCAGGCGGCGTCGGTCGGGGATTTGTCAGAACTCGCGGTTCTGCTCTTGTCCGAGCCGGACAATCACAAGGCGCGTCTTGATCTCGCTGTGGCACTCAATGCGCTCGGGCGCCGCGAAGAGGCAGCCGACGCATTGCTCGAAATCGTCAAACGCGACCGCGGTTGGAACGACGATGGCGGCCGCAAGCAATTGCTGCAATTCTTCGAAGCCTGGGGCGGCATGGATCCCGCTACGATAACTGCCCGCCGCAAACTTTCTTCGCTGCTGTTTTCATAA
- a CDS encoding LON peptidase substrate-binding domain-containing protein: MAMNNPYSAPEEVPSVIAVFPLTGALLLPRGELPLNIFEPRYLAMIDDAMRSHRVIGMIQPEENAAYRDTPGLLTVGCAGRITQIAETGDGRYHLTLTGISRFRIVEEIVAMTPYRQCRIDFSDFHTDFTPRVGENAVDRESVLRTLRDFAEANQLQIDWTSIHEAPNEALVNALSMMSPYGPKEKQALLEAPDLKARAEVLVAITEIELARGKNASSPLQ, from the coding sequence ATGGCCATGAACAATCCCTATAGCGCACCCGAAGAAGTGCCCAGTGTAATCGCCGTCTTTCCGCTGACCGGCGCGCTGCTGCTGCCGCGCGGCGAACTGCCGCTCAATATTTTCGAGCCGCGCTATCTCGCCATGATCGACGATGCGATGCGCTCGCATCGCGTCATCGGCATGATCCAACCGGAAGAAAATGCCGCCTATCGCGACACGCCAGGCCTGCTTACGGTCGGTTGCGCCGGCCGGATCACCCAGATCGCGGAAACCGGCGACGGGCGCTATCATCTGACCCTAACGGGAATTTCGCGTTTCCGTATCGTCGAAGAAATCGTCGCGATGACCCCCTACCGGCAATGCCGGATCGATTTCTCCGATTTTCATACCGACTTCACGCCACGGGTGGGCGAAAATGCCGTCGATCGCGAAAGCGTGCTGCGCACTTTGCGCGATTTCGCTGAAGCCAATCAGCTCCAGATCGATTGGACGAGCATTCATGAGGCGCCGAACGAAGCGCTCGTCAATGCGCTCTCGATGATGAGCCCCTATGGCCCGAAAGAGAAACAAGCGCTGCTCGAAGCCCCTGACCTCAAAGCCCGCGCCGAAGTTCTCGTCGCCATCACCGAAATCGAATTGGCGCGCGGCAAGAATGCATCGTCGCCGTTGCAATGA
- a CDS encoding Trm112 family protein, which translates to MSEKEQKPRASEATSEPLRIDPRLLEILVCPVTKTTLEYDAPHQELISRAAKLAYPIRDGIPIMLPEEARNIDD; encoded by the coding sequence ATGTCCGAGAAAGAGCAAAAGCCCAGAGCGAGCGAGGCGACGTCGGAACCGTTACGGATCGACCCGCGCCTGCTCGAGATCCTCGTCTGTCCGGTCACGAAGACGACGCTCGAATATGACGCACCGCATCAAGAATTGATCTCCCGCGCCGCAAAGCTCGCCTATCCGATTCGCGACGGCATCCCTATCATGCTGCCGGAAGAGGCGCGCAACATCGACGATTGA
- the tesB gene encoding acyl-CoA thioesterase II gives MADAIDGLTQILDLETIEDNIFRGHSPQVGWQRVFGGLVVAQALVAATRTVNARPPHSLHGYFMLPGDPSVPIVYEVDRIRDGASFTTRRCNAIQHGRAIFSLSASFQILETGLDHAMPAPDVPKPEDLASAAELRERFGSLVPDAMRRWFESTNRAIEIRPVDPLRYLGRGAPTPAQYVWLKAAKRLPDDQAIHNAVLAYLSDMSLLDTALVAHKRTLFDPDLQVASLDHALWFHRPFRADEWLLYAQDSPNTGGARGLTRGLIYAHDGSLVASVAQEGLIRLRRPSA, from the coding sequence ATGGCCGATGCGATCGATGGTCTGACGCAAATTCTCGATCTCGAAACGATCGAGGATAATATCTTCCGCGGCCATAGTCCGCAGGTCGGCTGGCAACGCGTCTTCGGCGGTCTCGTCGTCGCTCAGGCGCTCGTCGCCGCCACCCGCACCGTGAACGCGCGTCCGCCGCATTCGCTGCACGGTTATTTCATGCTGCCCGGCGATCCATCCGTGCCGATCGTCTATGAAGTCGACCGCATCCGCGACGGCGCCAGTTTCACAACCAGGCGCTGCAATGCGATTCAGCACGGTCGGGCGATCTTTTCACTATCGGCCTCCTTCCAGATCCTGGAAACCGGGCTTGACCATGCGATGCCGGCGCCGGATGTCCCAAAGCCTGAGGATCTGGCGAGCGCGGCAGAGCTGCGCGAGCGGTTCGGATCTCTCGTGCCCGACGCCATGCGCCGTTGGTTCGAGAGCACCAACCGCGCGATCGAGATCCGTCCGGTCGATCCGCTGCGCTATCTGGGGCGGGGGGCGCCGACGCCAGCGCAATATGTGTGGCTGAAAGCGGCGAAGCGGCTGCCCGACGATCAAGCAATCCACAATGCCGTGCTCGCCTATCTCTCCGACATGAGTCTCCTCGATACGGCGCTCGTGGCCCATAAGCGCACGCTTTTCGATCCCGATCTCCAAGTCGCCAGCCTCGATCACGCACTTTGGTTCCATCGGCCGTTTCGCGCCGATGAATGGTTGCTCTATGCGCAGGACAGCCCGAATACCGGCGGCGCCCGTGGTCTCACCCGCGGTCTGATCTACGCCCATGACGGCAGCCTCGTCGCCTCGGTCGCGCAGGAAGGCTTGATCCGTCTCCGACGTCCGTCGGCTTGA